A single region of the Oryzias latipes chromosome 21, ASM223467v1 genome encodes:
- the lss gene encoding lanosterol synthase isoform X2 produces MHFKRLKSKLSLGLTNVAAMTEGTHLRRRGGPYKTEPATDLSRWRLTNNEGRQTWSYVEENDTPDREQTMLEAFSLGLDTSKFVSDSPAAVTASDASVKGMQFYSLLQAEDGHWAGDYGGPLFLLPGLLITCHVAQIPLPEAWKKEMVRYLRSVQLPDGGWGLHIEDKSTVFGTALSYVSLRILGVDADDPDMVRARNNLHDKGGAVGIPSWGKFWLAILNVYSWEGINTLLPEMWLFPTWMPAHPSTLWCHCRQVYLPMSYCYAVRLKAQEDSLVLSLRQELYVQDYASVNWPAQRNNVAPSDLYTPHSTLLTVAYMVLNMYEAHHSAALRKMAVKELYEHIQADNRFTKCISIGPISKTINMLVRWYVDGASSAAFQEHVSRIPDYLWLGLDGMKMQGTNGSQLWDTCFAVQAFLEAGAQNDSRFTDCLHEAHRFLNITQIPENPPEYQKYYRQMNKGGFPFSTRECGWIVADCTAEGLKSVMLLQELCPFIKDHIPSERLYDAVNVLLSMKNSDGGFATYETKRGGRLLELLNPSEVFGDIMIDYTYVECTSAVMQALRHFQKVYPNHRAEEIRSTLHEGLEYCRRVQRPDGSWEGSWGVCFTYGIWFGLEAFACMGHTYKQDGVCEEVQKACQFLLDRQMSDGGWGEDFESCEQRCYVQSSAAQIHNTCWALLGLMAVRHPNRQAIERGVQLLVNKQLPNGDWPQENIAGVFNKSCAISYTSYRNVFPIWTLGRFSRLYPNNQLAGKMKL; encoded by the exons ATGCATTTCAAGAGGCTGAAAAGTAAGTTAAGTCTGGGGTTGACAAACGTCGCAGCGATGACCGAGGGAAC ACACctgagaaggagaggaggaccTTACAAGACAGAACCAGCCACAGACCTGAGCCGCTGGAGGCTGACCAACAATGAAGGCAGACAGACCTGGAGCTATGTGGAGGAAAACGACACCCCAGACAGAGAGCAGACCATGCTAGAAGCATTTAGTCTTGGCTTGGATACT AGCAAGTTTGTTTCTGATAGTCCAGCTGCCGTCACTGCTTCTGATGCCTCTGTGAAAGGTATGCAGTTCTACAGTCTACTCCAGGCTGAAGACGGTCACTGGGCTGGGGACTATGGTGGACCCCTCTTCCTGCTCCCAG GCCTCCTTATAACATGCCATGTGGCTCAGATCCCGTTGCCTGAAGCCTGGAAGAAAGAGATGGTGAGATACCTTCGCTCAGTTCAGCTGCCAGATGGAGGCTGGGGTCT ACATATAGAAGATAAGTCAACAGTTTTTGGCACTGCATTGAGTTATGTATCCCTGAGAATCCTGGGTGTGGATGCTGATGATCCAGATATGGTCCGTGCCAGAAACAACCTGCACGACAAAG GTGGAGCAGTTGGAATTCCCTCTTGGGGTAAATTTTGGTTGGCCATTTTAAATGTCTACAGTTGGGAAGGAATCAACACGTTACTACCAGAGATGTG GCTGTTCCCCACCTGGATGCCAGCCCATCCCTCTACGCTGTGGTGTCACTGCCGCCAAGTCTACCTTCCCATGAGCTACTGTTACGCCGTCAGACTCAAAGCACAGGAGGATTCCCTCGTTCTTAGCCTCAGACAG GAGTTGTATGTTCAGGATTATGCTTCTGTTAACTGGCCTGCTCAGAGGAACAATGTGGCTCCATCCGACCTATACACGCCTCACAGCACACTGCTAACTGTGGCTTACA TGGTGTTAAACATGTATGAAGCTCATCACAGTGCTGCGTTAAGAAAAATGGCGGTCAAAGAACTATACGAGCACATCCAGGCCGATAACCGCTTCACTAAGTGCATCAGCATTGGACCG ATCTCCAAGACTATCAACATGCTAGTTCGCTGGTATGTGGATGGTGCTTCTTCAGCAGCCTTTCAGGAACATGTCTCCAGAATACCCGACTATCTCTG gctGGGATTAGATGGCATGAAAATGCag GGAACAAATGGATCCCAGCTCTGGGACACTTGTTTTGCTGTTCAAGCGTTTCTTGAG GCAGGAGCCCAGAATGACAGCAGATTCACCGACTGTCTTCATGAGGCCCATCGCTTCCTCAATATTACACAG ATACCTGAGAATCCTCCAGAATATCAAAAATactacagacagatgaacaag GGCGGCTTCCCCTTCAGTACTCGTGAATGTGGTTGGATTGTGGCAGACTGCACAGCAGAGGGCCTGAAGTCAGtgatgctgctgcaggaacTCTGTCCCTTCATTAAGGATCACATCCCTTCTGAGCGTTTGTACGATGCTGTCAATGTG CTGCTGAGCATGAAAAATTCAGATGGTGGATTTGCTACATATGAAACTAAAAGAGGAGGGAGACTCTTGGAGCTGCTAAATCCCTCTGAGGTGTTTG GTGACATTATGATAGATTACACATATGTGGAGTGTACTTCAGCAGTGATGCAGGCTCTGAGGCACTTCCAGAAGGTGTACCCAAATCACCGTGCAGAGGAGATAAG GTCAACTCTGCATGAAGGACTGGAGTACTGCAGGAGGGTACAAAGGCCTGATGGATCCTGGGAAGG ATCTTGGGGAGTTTGTTTCACGTATGGGATCTGGTTCGGACTGGAAGCTTTTGCTTGCATGGGACACACTTACAAGCAAGA tggtgtgtgtgaggaggtgcagaaagCTTGTCAGTTTCTGCTGGACCGGCAGATGTCAGATGGAGGGTGGGGGGAAGACTTTGAGTCGTGCGAGCAGCGATGCTACGTCCAAAGCAGTGCCGCACAGATACACAACACCTGCTGGGCTTTGTTGGGGCTAATGGCCGTCAG GCATCCAAACAGACAAGCCATTGAGAGAGGAGTTCAGTTGCTGGTTAATAAACAGCTTCCCAATGGAGACTGGCCTCAG GAAAATAttgctggtgtttttaacaagagCTGTGCCATAAGCTACACTTCCTACAGAAACGTTTTTCCAATCTGGACCCTGGGCCGCTTCTCTCGGCTTTACCCCAATAATCAGTTGGCTGGAAAGATGAAGCTGTGA
- the lss gene encoding lanosterol synthase isoform X1, whose translation MHFKRLKSKLSLGLTNVAAMTEGTHLRRRGGPYKTEPATDLSRWRLTNNEGRQTWSYVEENDTPDREQTMLEAFSLGLDTSKFVSDSPAAVTASDASVKGMQFYSLLQAEDGHWAGDYGGPLFLLPGLLITCHVAQIPLPEAWKKEMVRYLRSVQLPDGGWGLHIEDKSTVFGTALSYVSLRILGVDADDPDMVRARNNLHDKGGAVGIPSWGKFWLAILNVYSWEGINTLLPEMWLFPTWMPAHPSTLWCHCRQVYLPMSYCYAVRLKAQEDSLVLSLRQELYVQDYASVNWPAQRNNVAPSDLYTPHSTLLTVAYMVLNMYEAHHSAALRKMAVKELYEHIQADNRFTKCISIGPISKTINMLVRWYVDGASSAAFQEHVSRIPDYLWLGLDGMKMQGTNGSQLWDTCFAVQAFLEAGAQNDSRFTDCLHEAHRFLNITQIPENPPEYQKYYRQMNKGGFPFSTRECGWIVADCTAEGLKSVMLLQELCPFIKDHIPSERLYDAVNVLLSMKNSDGGFATYETKRGGRLLELLNPSEVFGDIMIDYTYVECTSAVMQALRHFQKVYPNHRAEEIRSTLHEGLEYCRRVQRPDGSWEGSWGVCFTYGIWFGLEAFACMGHTYKQDSGVCEEVQKACQFLLDRQMSDGGWGEDFESCEQRCYVQSSAAQIHNTCWALLGLMAVRHPNRQAIERGVQLLVNKQLPNGDWPQENIAGVFNKSCAISYTSYRNVFPIWTLGRFSRLYPNNQLAGKMKL comes from the exons ATGCATTTCAAGAGGCTGAAAAGTAAGTTAAGTCTGGGGTTGACAAACGTCGCAGCGATGACCGAGGGAAC ACACctgagaaggagaggaggaccTTACAAGACAGAACCAGCCACAGACCTGAGCCGCTGGAGGCTGACCAACAATGAAGGCAGACAGACCTGGAGCTATGTGGAGGAAAACGACACCCCAGACAGAGAGCAGACCATGCTAGAAGCATTTAGTCTTGGCTTGGATACT AGCAAGTTTGTTTCTGATAGTCCAGCTGCCGTCACTGCTTCTGATGCCTCTGTGAAAGGTATGCAGTTCTACAGTCTACTCCAGGCTGAAGACGGTCACTGGGCTGGGGACTATGGTGGACCCCTCTTCCTGCTCCCAG GCCTCCTTATAACATGCCATGTGGCTCAGATCCCGTTGCCTGAAGCCTGGAAGAAAGAGATGGTGAGATACCTTCGCTCAGTTCAGCTGCCAGATGGAGGCTGGGGTCT ACATATAGAAGATAAGTCAACAGTTTTTGGCACTGCATTGAGTTATGTATCCCTGAGAATCCTGGGTGTGGATGCTGATGATCCAGATATGGTCCGTGCCAGAAACAACCTGCACGACAAAG GTGGAGCAGTTGGAATTCCCTCTTGGGGTAAATTTTGGTTGGCCATTTTAAATGTCTACAGTTGGGAAGGAATCAACACGTTACTACCAGAGATGTG GCTGTTCCCCACCTGGATGCCAGCCCATCCCTCTACGCTGTGGTGTCACTGCCGCCAAGTCTACCTTCCCATGAGCTACTGTTACGCCGTCAGACTCAAAGCACAGGAGGATTCCCTCGTTCTTAGCCTCAGACAG GAGTTGTATGTTCAGGATTATGCTTCTGTTAACTGGCCTGCTCAGAGGAACAATGTGGCTCCATCCGACCTATACACGCCTCACAGCACACTGCTAACTGTGGCTTACA TGGTGTTAAACATGTATGAAGCTCATCACAGTGCTGCGTTAAGAAAAATGGCGGTCAAAGAACTATACGAGCACATCCAGGCCGATAACCGCTTCACTAAGTGCATCAGCATTGGACCG ATCTCCAAGACTATCAACATGCTAGTTCGCTGGTATGTGGATGGTGCTTCTTCAGCAGCCTTTCAGGAACATGTCTCCAGAATACCCGACTATCTCTG gctGGGATTAGATGGCATGAAAATGCag GGAACAAATGGATCCCAGCTCTGGGACACTTGTTTTGCTGTTCAAGCGTTTCTTGAG GCAGGAGCCCAGAATGACAGCAGATTCACCGACTGTCTTCATGAGGCCCATCGCTTCCTCAATATTACACAG ATACCTGAGAATCCTCCAGAATATCAAAAATactacagacagatgaacaag GGCGGCTTCCCCTTCAGTACTCGTGAATGTGGTTGGATTGTGGCAGACTGCACAGCAGAGGGCCTGAAGTCAGtgatgctgctgcaggaacTCTGTCCCTTCATTAAGGATCACATCCCTTCTGAGCGTTTGTACGATGCTGTCAATGTG CTGCTGAGCATGAAAAATTCAGATGGTGGATTTGCTACATATGAAACTAAAAGAGGAGGGAGACTCTTGGAGCTGCTAAATCCCTCTGAGGTGTTTG GTGACATTATGATAGATTACACATATGTGGAGTGTACTTCAGCAGTGATGCAGGCTCTGAGGCACTTCCAGAAGGTGTACCCAAATCACCGTGCAGAGGAGATAAG GTCAACTCTGCATGAAGGACTGGAGTACTGCAGGAGGGTACAAAGGCCTGATGGATCCTGGGAAGG ATCTTGGGGAGTTTGTTTCACGTATGGGATCTGGTTCGGACTGGAAGCTTTTGCTTGCATGGGACACACTTACAAGCAAGA cagtggtgtgtgtgaggaggtgcagaaagCTTGTCAGTTTCTGCTGGACCGGCAGATGTCAGATGGAGGGTGGGGGGAAGACTTTGAGTCGTGCGAGCAGCGATGCTACGTCCAAAGCAGTGCCGCACAGATACACAACACCTGCTGGGCTTTGTTGGGGCTAATGGCCGTCAG GCATCCAAACAGACAAGCCATTGAGAGAGGAGTTCAGTTGCTGGTTAATAAACAGCTTCCCAATGGAGACTGGCCTCAG GAAAATAttgctggtgtttttaacaagagCTGTGCCATAAGCTACACTTCCTACAGAAACGTTTTTCCAATCTGGACCCTGGGCCGCTTCTCTCGGCTTTACCCCAATAATCAGTTGGCTGGAAAGATGAAGCTGTGA
- the LOC101160029 gene encoding microtubule-associated protein 4 — protein MEALAPDLEPTKDRAMALVPDLEPVKDRAMALAPDLDPTKDRAMALAPDLDPTKDRAMALVPDLEPVKDRAMNMDMDMDMDMDMDMNMVTVMATAMDMDMDMDTDTVMVMVMVMVMVMVMDMGTGVGASTSRVTSIKDATRRARIVTGLPVVPAAVTLTRLLETVL, from the exons ATGGAGGCTTTGGCCCCGGACCTGGAACCTACCAAGGACAGAGCCATGGCTTTGGTCCCGGACCTGGAGCCTGTCAAGGACAGAGCCATGGCTTTGGCCCCGGACCTGGACCCTACCAAGGACAGAGCCATGGCTTTGGCCCCGGACCTGGACCCTACCAAGGACAGAGCCATGGCTTTGGTCCCGGACCTGGAGCCTGTCAAGGACAGGGCCATGAACATGGACATGGACATGGACATGGACATGGACATGGACATGAACATGGTCACGGTCATGGCCACGGCCATGGACATGGACATGGACATGGACACGGACACGGTCATGGTCATGGTCATGGTCATGGTCATGGTCATGGTCATGGACATGGGCACGGGCGTAGGTGCAAGCACAAGCAGGGTCACAAGCATAAAGGATGCCACAAGAAGGGCAAGGATTGTCACGGG TCTTCCAGTAGTTCCTGCAGCAGTGACTCTGACTAGACTTCTGGAAACCGTCCTTTAA
- the LOC101160273 gene encoding uncharacterized protein LOC101160273 — MRCPLTAFHKKGKLVTASRGSAFQHESTVSCEVSECTVTIKETSVQVATLPTLRCLGATPTILRCTLHLSQTALPFTETLHIPLHLVMVMGNAMDMVMATDMIMATDMGTRMAMNNAMDTDTRTSIRKRTRTSTSTKMDTNMASVIRKEKTPMGLPAAPAAAVILTR; from the exons ATGCGTTGCCCCCTCACAGCTTTCCATAAAAAGGGGAAGCTGGTCACAGCTAGCAGAGGATCTGCCTTTCAACACG AATCTACAGTTAGTTGTGAGGTTTCAGAATGTACGGTCACAATCAAG GAAACCAGTGTCCAGGTGGCTACCCTGCCAACCCTCAGGTGCCTGGGGGCTACCCCAACAATCCTCAGATGTACCCTCCACCTCAGTCAAACTGCCCTCCCATTCACGGAAACCCTGCATATCCCCCTGCACCTGGTCATGGTCATGGGCAATGCCATGGACATGGTCATGGCCACGGACATGATCATGGCCACGGACATGGGCACTCGCATGGCCATGAACAATGCCATGGACACGGACACAAGGACAAGCATAAGAAAAAGGACAAGGACAAGCACAAGCACAAAAATGGACACAAACATGGCAAGTGTCATAAGAAAGGAAAAGACACCCATGGG TCTtccagcagctcctgcagcagcagtgaTTCTGACTAGATGA
- the LOC101157258 gene encoding lanosterol synthase-like isoform X2 — protein MYRHLRRRGGPYKTEPATDLSRWRLTNNEGRQTWSYVEENDTPDREQTMLEAFSLGLDTSKFVSDSPAAVTASDASVKGMQFYSLLQAEDGHWAGDYGGPLLLLPGLLITCHVAQIPLPEAWKKEMVRYLRSVQLPDGGWGLHIEDKSTVFGTALSYVSLRILGVDADDPDMVRARNNLHDKGGAVGIPSWGKFWLAILNVYSWEGINTLLPEMWLFPTWMPAHPSTLWCHCRQVYLSMSYCYALRLKAQEDSLVLSLRQELYVQDYASVNWPAQRNNVAPSDLYTPHSALLTVAYMVLNMYEAHHSAALRKMAVKELYEHIQADDRFTKCISIGPVTKSIHMLICWYVDGASSAAFQEHVSRIPDYLWLGLDGMKMQSLVGSQLWDTCFTVQAFLEAGAHNVSRYTDCLQKAHGFLNITQIPENPPEYQKYYRQMNKGGFPFSTRECDWIVADCTAEGLKSVMLLQELCPFIKDHIPSERLYDAVNVLLSMKNSDGGFAAYETKRGGRLLELLNPSEVFGDIMIDYTYVECTSAVMQALRHFQKVYPNHRAEEIRSTLHEGLEYCRRVQRPDGSWEGSWGVCFTYGIWFGLEAFACMGHTYKQDGVCEEVQKACQFLLDWQMSDGGWGEDFESCEQRCYVQSSASQIHNTCWALLGLMAVRHPNRQAIERGVQLLVNKQLPNGDWPQGNTAGVTCKNCAVSYVSYKNIFPIWTLGRFSKLYPNNQLAGRMKL, from the exons ATGTACAGACACctgagaaggagaggaggaccTTACAAGACAGAACCAGCCACAGACCTGAGCCGCTGGAGGCTGACCAACAATGAAGGCAGACAGACCTGGAGCTATGTGGAGGAAAACGACACCCCAGACAGAGAGCAGACCATGCTAGAAGCATTTAGTCTTGGCTTGGATACT AGCAAGTTTGTTTCTGATAGTCCAGCTGCCGTCACTGCTTCTGATGCCTCTGTGAAAGGTATGCAGTTCTACAGTCTACTCCAGGCTGAAGACGGTCACTGGGCTGGGGACTATGGTGGACCCCTCTTGCTGCTCCCAG gccTCCTTATAACATGCCATGTGGCTCAGATCCCGTTGCCTGAAGCCTGGAAGAAAGAGATGGTGAGATACCTTCGCTCAGTTCAGCTGCCAGATGGAGGCTGGGGTCT ACATATAGAAGATAAGTCAACAGTTTTTGGCACTGCATTGAGTTATGTATCCCTGAGAATCCTGGGTGTGGATGCTGATGATCCAGATATGGTCCGTGCCAGAAACAACCTGCACGACAAAG GTGGAGCAGTTGGAATTCCCTCTTGGGGTAAATTTTGGTTGGCCATTTTAAATGTCTACAGTTGGGAAGGAATCAACACGTTACTACCAGAGATGTG GCTGTTCCCCACCTGGATGCCAGCCCACCCCTCTACGCTGTGGTGTCACTGCCGCCAAGTCTACCTTTCCATGAGCTACTGTTACGCCCTCAGACTCAAAGCACAGGAGGATTCCCTCGTTCTTAGCCTCAGACAG GAGTTGTATGTTCAGGATTATGCTTCTGTTAACTGGCCTGCTCAGAGGAACAATGTGGCTCCATCCGACCTATACACGCCTCACAGCGCTCTGCTAACTGTCGCCTACA TGGTGTTAAACATGTATGAAGCTCATCACAGTGCTGCGCTCAGAAAAATGGCGGTCAAAGAACTATACGAGCACATCCAGGCCGATGACCGCTTCACTAAGTGCATCAGCATTGGACCG GTCACCAAGTCTATCCACATGCTGATTTGCTGGTATGTGGATGGGGCTTCTTCAGCAGCCTTTCAGGAACACGTTTCCAGAATTCCCGACTATCTCTG gttGGGATTAGATGGCATGAAAATGCAG agTTTAGTTGGATCTCAGCTCTGGGACACTTGCTTTACTGTGCAAGCTTTTCTTGAG GCAGGAGCCCACAACGTCAGCAGATATACTGACTGTCTTCAGAAGGCCCATGGCTTTCTCAACATTACACAG ATACCTGAGAATCCTCCCGAATACCAAAAATactacagacagatgaacaag GGCGGCTTCCCCTTCAGTACTCGTGAATGTGACTGGATTGTGGCTGACTGCACAGCAGAGGGCCTGAAGTCAGtgatgctgctgcaggaacTCTGTCCCTTCATTAAGGATCACATCCCTTCTGAGCGTTTGTACGATGCTGTCAATGTG CTGCTGAGCATGAAAAATTCAGATGGTGGATTTGCTGCATATGAAACTAAAAGGGGAGGGAGACTCTTGGAGCTGCTAAATCCCTCTGAGGTGTTTG GTGACATTATGATAGATTACACATATGTGGAGTGTACTTCAGCAGTGATGCAGGCTCTGAGGCACTTCCAGAAGGTGTACCCAAATCACCGTGCAGAGGAGATAAG GTCAACTCTGCATGAAGGACTGGAGTACTGCAGGAGGGTACAAAGGCCTGATGGATCCTGGGAAGG ATCTTGGGGAGTTTGTTTCACGTATGGGATCTGGTTCGGACTGGAAGCTTTTGCTTGCATGGGACACACTTACAAGCAAGA tggtgtgtgtgaggaggtgcagaaagCTTGTCAGTTTCTGCTGGACTGGCAGATGTCAGATGGAGGGTGGGGGGAAGACTTTGAGTCATGCGAGCAGCGATGCTACGTCCAAAGCAGTGCCTCACAGATACACAACACCTGCTGGGCTTTGTTGGGGCTAATGGCCGTCAG GCATCCAAACAGACAAGCCATTGAGAGAGGAGTTCAGTTGCTGGTTAATAAACAGCTTCCCAATGGAGACTGGCCTCAG GGAAACACCGCTGGTGTTACTTGCAAAAATTGTGCAGTCAGTTATGTGTCctacaagaacatttttccAATCTGGACCCTGGGCCGCTTCTCAAAGCTTTACCCCAATAATCAGTTGGCTGGAAGGATGAAGCtgtga
- the LOC101157258 gene encoding lanosterol synthase-like isoform X1 gives MYRHLRRRGGPYKTEPATDLSRWRLTNNEGRQTWSYVEENDTPDREQTMLEAFSLGLDTSKFVSDSPAAVTASDASVKGMQFYSLLQAEDGHWAGDYGGPLLLLPGLLITCHVAQIPLPEAWKKEMVRYLRSVQLPDGGWGLHIEDKSTVFGTALSYVSLRILGVDADDPDMVRARNNLHDKGGAVGIPSWGKFWLAILNVYSWEGINTLLPEMWLFPTWMPAHPSTLWCHCRQVYLSMSYCYALRLKAQEDSLVLSLRQELYVQDYASVNWPAQRNNVAPSDLYTPHSALLTVAYMVLNMYEAHHSAALRKMAVKELYEHIQADDRFTKCISIGPVTKSIHMLICWYVDGASSAAFQEHVSRIPDYLWLGLDGMKMQSLVGSQLWDTCFTVQAFLEAGAHNVSRYTDCLQKAHGFLNITQIPENPPEYQKYYRQMNKGGFPFSTRECDWIVADCTAEGLKSVMLLQELCPFIKDHIPSERLYDAVNVLLSMKNSDGGFAAYETKRGGRLLELLNPSEVFGDIMIDYTYVECTSAVMQALRHFQKVYPNHRAEEIRSTLHEGLEYCRRVQRPDGSWEGSWGVCFTYGIWFGLEAFACMGHTYKQDSGVCEEVQKACQFLLDWQMSDGGWGEDFESCEQRCYVQSSASQIHNTCWALLGLMAVRHPNRQAIERGVQLLVNKQLPNGDWPQGNTAGVTCKNCAVSYVSYKNIFPIWTLGRFSKLYPNNQLAGRMKL, from the exons ATGTACAGACACctgagaaggagaggaggaccTTACAAGACAGAACCAGCCACAGACCTGAGCCGCTGGAGGCTGACCAACAATGAAGGCAGACAGACCTGGAGCTATGTGGAGGAAAACGACACCCCAGACAGAGAGCAGACCATGCTAGAAGCATTTAGTCTTGGCTTGGATACT AGCAAGTTTGTTTCTGATAGTCCAGCTGCCGTCACTGCTTCTGATGCCTCTGTGAAAGGTATGCAGTTCTACAGTCTACTCCAGGCTGAAGACGGTCACTGGGCTGGGGACTATGGTGGACCCCTCTTGCTGCTCCCAG gccTCCTTATAACATGCCATGTGGCTCAGATCCCGTTGCCTGAAGCCTGGAAGAAAGAGATGGTGAGATACCTTCGCTCAGTTCAGCTGCCAGATGGAGGCTGGGGTCT ACATATAGAAGATAAGTCAACAGTTTTTGGCACTGCATTGAGTTATGTATCCCTGAGAATCCTGGGTGTGGATGCTGATGATCCAGATATGGTCCGTGCCAGAAACAACCTGCACGACAAAG GTGGAGCAGTTGGAATTCCCTCTTGGGGTAAATTTTGGTTGGCCATTTTAAATGTCTACAGTTGGGAAGGAATCAACACGTTACTACCAGAGATGTG GCTGTTCCCCACCTGGATGCCAGCCCACCCCTCTACGCTGTGGTGTCACTGCCGCCAAGTCTACCTTTCCATGAGCTACTGTTACGCCCTCAGACTCAAAGCACAGGAGGATTCCCTCGTTCTTAGCCTCAGACAG GAGTTGTATGTTCAGGATTATGCTTCTGTTAACTGGCCTGCTCAGAGGAACAATGTGGCTCCATCCGACCTATACACGCCTCACAGCGCTCTGCTAACTGTCGCCTACA TGGTGTTAAACATGTATGAAGCTCATCACAGTGCTGCGCTCAGAAAAATGGCGGTCAAAGAACTATACGAGCACATCCAGGCCGATGACCGCTTCACTAAGTGCATCAGCATTGGACCG GTCACCAAGTCTATCCACATGCTGATTTGCTGGTATGTGGATGGGGCTTCTTCAGCAGCCTTTCAGGAACACGTTTCCAGAATTCCCGACTATCTCTG gttGGGATTAGATGGCATGAAAATGCAG agTTTAGTTGGATCTCAGCTCTGGGACACTTGCTTTACTGTGCAAGCTTTTCTTGAG GCAGGAGCCCACAACGTCAGCAGATATACTGACTGTCTTCAGAAGGCCCATGGCTTTCTCAACATTACACAG ATACCTGAGAATCCTCCCGAATACCAAAAATactacagacagatgaacaag GGCGGCTTCCCCTTCAGTACTCGTGAATGTGACTGGATTGTGGCTGACTGCACAGCAGAGGGCCTGAAGTCAGtgatgctgctgcaggaacTCTGTCCCTTCATTAAGGATCACATCCCTTCTGAGCGTTTGTACGATGCTGTCAATGTG CTGCTGAGCATGAAAAATTCAGATGGTGGATTTGCTGCATATGAAACTAAAAGGGGAGGGAGACTCTTGGAGCTGCTAAATCCCTCTGAGGTGTTTG GTGACATTATGATAGATTACACATATGTGGAGTGTACTTCAGCAGTGATGCAGGCTCTGAGGCACTTCCAGAAGGTGTACCCAAATCACCGTGCAGAGGAGATAAG GTCAACTCTGCATGAAGGACTGGAGTACTGCAGGAGGGTACAAAGGCCTGATGGATCCTGGGAAGG ATCTTGGGGAGTTTGTTTCACGTATGGGATCTGGTTCGGACTGGAAGCTTTTGCTTGCATGGGACACACTTACAAGCAAGA cagtggtgtgtgtgaggaggtgcagaaagCTTGTCAGTTTCTGCTGGACTGGCAGATGTCAGATGGAGGGTGGGGGGAAGACTTTGAGTCATGCGAGCAGCGATGCTACGTCCAAAGCAGTGCCTCACAGATACACAACACCTGCTGGGCTTTGTTGGGGCTAATGGCCGTCAG GCATCCAAACAGACAAGCCATTGAGAGAGGAGTTCAGTTGCTGGTTAATAAACAGCTTCCCAATGGAGACTGGCCTCAG GGAAACACCGCTGGTGTTACTTGCAAAAATTGTGCAGTCAGTTATGTGTCctacaagaacatttttccAATCTGGACCCTGGGCCGCTTCTCAAAGCTTTACCCCAATAATCAGTTGGCTGGAAGGATGAAGCtgtga